One window of the Betaproteobacteria bacterium genome contains the following:
- a CDS encoding phosphodiester glycosidase family protein, giving the protein MQTRSLLAPLFLCIFATGCATSSAPQTTVSDAPLPFKVERFTLPGPVAGVVARVDLGDPRVEVQVALADDRDPDGDGPCVGQLDTTSNAARKRDFALTINASFFAAPNARTLLGKKVHYFVGNCGIPEGWHFSGGKLATRPVKETLRAVFIVHDDGRISFQESAQELPANTRYAVSGSAIILRAGEVIARPKEAVRHPRSAVGLSADGHTLLIVAVDGRQEQSRGVTLEEFGQLMKTLGANDALNLDGGGSTALVVKDPGTGVFAIANQPSDTSSSVPIVRIERPVADVIGIRIR; this is encoded by the coding sequence ATGCAAACCCGATCTCTTCTCGCTCCATTGTTCTTATGTATTTTCGCGACCGGTTGCGCAACCAGCAGTGCACCGCAAACAACTGTTTCCGACGCGCCATTGCCATTCAAGGTCGAACGATTCACGTTGCCCGGACCGGTGGCCGGCGTGGTGGCCCGTGTTGATCTCGGCGATCCGCGGGTTGAGGTGCAGGTCGCTCTCGCCGATGATCGAGATCCGGACGGCGACGGTCCCTGCGTGGGTCAACTTGACACCACTAGCAACGCTGCTCGCAAGCGTGATTTCGCGCTCACCATCAACGCAAGTTTCTTTGCCGCGCCGAATGCACGAACGCTGCTGGGGAAAAAAGTTCACTACTTCGTCGGCAACTGCGGCATTCCCGAAGGCTGGCATTTTTCCGGCGGCAAATTGGCTACGCGACCGGTAAAGGAAACCCTGCGTGCCGTTTTTATCGTGCATGACGATGGCAGGATTTCGTTCCAGGAAAGCGCGCAGGAATTACCCGCGAATACGCGTTATGCCGTCAGTGGTAGCGCGATCATATTGCGCGCCGGGGAAGTCATTGCCCGTCCGAAGGAAGCCGTGCGACACCCCCGAAGTGCCGTCGGCCTGAGCGCGGATGGCCACACGCTTTTGATTGTCGCCGTGGATGGCCGGCAGGAGCAGAGCCGCGGCGTGACGCTCGAAGAATTCGGCCAGCTCATGAAAACGCTGGGGGCAAACGACGCGTTGAATCTGGATGGCGGCGGCAGCACCGCGCTCGTTGTGAAGGATCCGGGGACAGGTGTGTTTGCGATCGCCAACCAGCCCTCTGATACGTCAAGCAGCGTGCCAATCGTTCGCATCGAGCGGCCCGTGGCGGATGTGATCGGCATCCGTATTCGTTGA
- a CDS encoding SRPBCC family protein, whose protein sequence is MLQIAAIVVIVLIVALLAFAATRPDTFRLQREAEISALPEKMFAQIDDFHNWGAWSPWEKIDPAVKRTFSGATSGRGAIYEWEGNKKVGMGRMEITDSAPYSKITIKLDFLKPFEAHNITEFTLHRRGDSTHIEWAMFGPSPFMSKLMTIFVSMDKMVGKDFESGLANLKRISEQ, encoded by the coding sequence ATGCTTCAGATCGCCGCAATCGTTGTGATCGTACTGATCGTCGCCTTGCTTGCCTTCGCCGCGACCAGACCCGATACATTCCGCCTTCAACGCGAAGCCGAAATCAGTGCATTACCCGAAAAGATGTTCGCGCAGATAGACGACTTTCACAATTGGGGTGCCTGGTCGCCTTGGGAAAAGATCGACCCCGCGGTGAAGCGCACTTTCAGCGGCGCCACCAGCGGCCGGGGTGCCATATACGAGTGGGAAGGCAACAAAAAGGTCGGTATGGGACGCATGGAGATCACGGACTCCGCGCCCTACTCCAAAATCACGATCAAGCTGGATTTCCTGAAACCATTCGAAGCGCACAACATCACTGAATTCACGCTGCATCGCCGGGGCGATTCCACGCACATCGAATGGGCCATGTTCGGCCCGAGCCCGTTCATGTCGAAATTGATGACGATATTTGTCAGCATGGACAAGATGGTCGGCAAGGACTTCGAATCCGGTTTGGCCAACCTCAAGCGGATCAGCGAACAATAG
- a CDS encoding PH domain-containing protein, with protein sequence MSDDTKACPVCGETIKAAAIKCRFCNTDLAAFAATREAEAERVLFTGRPAVIYSAWQWIAVVFTLGLGWIYYWLKSLGTHYEITSQRVRIERGIFSKIKDSVEVFRIDHFDLHKPLGMRLVGHCLLHLRSSDSSFATVILYGIPELEKLADSLRECSLRERTRRRVTTFVQA encoded by the coding sequence ATGAGCGATGACACCAAAGCCTGTCCGGTCTGCGGCGAAACCATCAAGGCTGCCGCGATCAAGTGCCGCTTCTGCAATACCGACCTGGCAGCGTTCGCCGCCACGCGTGAAGCGGAAGCGGAGAGAGTGCTCTTTACCGGTCGCCCCGCCGTGATTTACAGCGCGTGGCAGTGGATCGCCGTCGTGTTCACGCTGGGCCTGGGCTGGATCTACTACTGGCTGAAGAGTCTAGGCACCCATTACGAAATCACTTCACAGCGGGTGCGCATCGAGCGCGGAATTTTTTCGAAAATCAAGGACAGCGTTGAGGTGTTTCGCATCGATCATTTCGATTTGCACAAGCCGCTCGGCATGCGCCTTGTCGGCCACTGCCTGTTGCATCTGCGCTCATCCGATTCCAGTTTTGCCACCGTGATCCTGTACGGCATTCCCGAGCTTGAAAAGCTTGCGGATAGCTTGCGCGAATGTTCATTGCGCGAACGAACGAGAAGACGCGTCACGACGTTTGTGCAGGCTTAG
- a CDS encoding serine hydrolase, with amino-acid sequence MQSIRLDRFLCVLPSVLIAVFAPSLAMAALPTIAEVEAILDKHLIANHRATGVAVALVDASGIRVVTAGVARGSTPVKADDLFEIGSVTKTFTGLLLAIADEKGEAKLDDPVEKFLPDGLTLRDSTGAPIRMVDLATQRSGLPRLATNMQPKDQKDPYADYTEQNLLDFLESFKPVRARNAQYEYSNIGFGLLGYALTRAAKTVSFEALLRSRILKPLNMSNTSSDPKRFTDRMTQPHDARGLPTPAWDLPFAHAGAGSIRSTAGDMGRYIEAIAGLNVSPLASAIGLATTTREEGPGRINPIGLAWMRLPFDKREIMNHDGGTFGSSSSLMVDRAAKEGVFIVTNSSTQLRDIALHLMDRRHSLAPREFPRIVAIGEKALARYAGSYKLSETMNIAVRVNAGKITAQATGQGEFEIFPESETRFFAKVAPIVMTFGDVTDGKAGSFLLEQGGAKQTARRIP; translated from the coding sequence ATGCAATCAATTCGCCTGGACCGCTTTCTTTGTGTCCTTCCATCCGTACTCATCGCAGTATTCGCCCCATCGCTGGCCATGGCCGCGCTGCCCACCATCGCGGAGGTCGAGGCCATTCTCGACAAACACCTGATTGCCAACCACCGGGCCACAGGCGTGGCGGTGGCACTGGTGGACGCGAGCGGCATTCGGGTCGTGACGGCGGGTGTCGCGCGCGGCAGCACGCCGGTAAAGGCGGATGACCTTTTCGAGATCGGCTCGGTGACGAAGACCTTTACGGGCCTGCTGCTGGCGATCGCCGACGAGAAGGGCGAAGCGAAGCTTGACGATCCGGTCGAGAAGTTCCTGCCCGACGGCCTCACGTTGCGCGATTCGACCGGCGCGCCGATTCGCATGGTCGATCTGGCCACGCAACGCTCCGGCCTGCCGCGACTAGCCACCAACATGCAACCGAAGGACCAGAAGGACCCCTACGCCGACTATACCGAGCAGAATCTTCTGGATTTCCTCGAGTCCTTCAAACCCGTGCGTGCGCGTAATGCGCAGTACGAGTATTCAAACATTGGTTTCGGATTGCTGGGCTACGCGCTGACGCGTGCGGCCAAGACGGTAAGTTTCGAGGCGTTGCTGCGATCTCGCATTCTGAAGCCGCTGAACATGTCCAACACGAGCAGCGATCCCAAGCGCTTCACTGACCGCATGACACAGCCTCACGATGCCCGCGGCCTTCCCACGCCTGCGTGGGATCTGCCATTCGCGCACGCTGGCGCCGGCTCCATTCGCTCGACAGCTGGCGACATGGGGCGCTATATCGAGGCGATTGCCGGTTTGAACGTATCGCCGCTGGCAAGCGCCATCGGTCTTGCCACCACCACGCGCGAAGAAGGCCCTGGGCGCATCAATCCGATCGGGCTTGCGTGGATGCGATTGCCGTTCGACAAACGCGAAATCATGAATCACGATGGCGGCACGTTCGGCTCTTCAAGCTCGCTGATGGTGGATCGCGCCGCCAAGGAGGGCGTATTCATTGTCACGAATTCGTCGACTCAATTAAGAGACATTGCGCTGCACTTGATGGACCGCCGGCACAGCCTGGCACCGCGCGAATTCCCGAGGATTGTTGCTATTGGCGAAAAGGCGCTGGCACGCTACGCGGGAAGCTACAAACTCAGCGAGACCATGAATATCGCTGTGCGCGTGAATGCCGGGAAAATCACCGCGCAGGCCACCGGTCAAGGCGAGTTTGAAATTTTTCCGGAAAGTGAAACGCGGTTCTTTGCCAAGGTCGCGCCGATCGTCATGACGTTTGGCGATGTTACGGATGGCAAGGCAGGAAGCTTCTTGCTGGAACAAGGCGGGGCAAAACAGACGGCCCGGCGCATTCCATAG
- a CDS encoding YncE family protein — MNARAARLNTSPLRRAVVLLAFCIATMPAMADTITATVPAGAGPWTGAVNPVTNKIYVANGSGDTVTVINGATNTATSVVTAYGPRGVAVNTATNRIYVANNVGSVSVLNGDTDAVIVTLPITPAGLLPAIAVNPATNKIYVVRTQDSLVTVIDGATHATVNVPTGTWPQTLAVNPVTNKIYVANASSANVTVIDGATNTTTTVAAGTSPQAVAVNPVTNKIYVPCYSTGVTVIDGDTNVSTNVSAGTAPTSVVVNPVTNRIYIGNALNPYVAVINGATNAVSFVTVTATNSRVLGLNTTTNEIYAATGTSPNNKVTVINGTNNTTSTLTYGTNPYPAAFAVNPVTNKTYVLNGMTNDITVIDAANNTTATVTVGDTPQAVAVNPATDKAYVVNLWGNSVSVITGATNAVSTVPVGLGPYAAAVNPVTNRIYVSNFDDNSVSIINGATNDVTAVNVGTGPLGVAVNPATNRVYVG, encoded by the coding sequence ATGAATGCGCGCGCTGCTCGACTGAACACTTCGCCTCTTCGCCGGGCAGTTGTATTGCTGGCGTTTTGCATCGCGACGATGCCGGCAATGGCCGATACCATTACCGCCACCGTTCCGGCAGGCGCAGGTCCCTGGACCGGCGCGGTGAATCCGGTGACGAACAAGATTTATGTGGCGAATGGCAGCGGCGACACGGTCACCGTAATCAACGGCGCGACCAATACCGCGACATCGGTCGTGACCGCGTACGGGCCGCGCGGCGTGGCGGTCAATACCGCGACCAACCGTATCTATGTGGCGAATAACGTCGGCTCGGTTTCGGTGCTTAACGGCGATACTGACGCGGTCATTGTCACCCTTCCCATTACGCCCGCCGGTTTATTGCCCGCGATTGCGGTCAACCCGGCGACCAACAAGATTTACGTGGTGAGAACCCAGGACTCGCTCGTCACGGTCATCGACGGCGCGACGCACGCAACCGTCAATGTTCCGACCGGCACTTGGCCGCAGACGCTGGCGGTGAATCCCGTGACCAACAAGATTTACGTCGCCAATGCGTCAAGCGCCAACGTCACAGTCATCGATGGCGCGACCAATACCACCACCACGGTCGCGGCCGGTACCAGTCCCCAGGCCGTGGCGGTGAATCCGGTCACCAACAAAATTTATGTGCCTTGCTACAGCACGGGTGTCACCGTCATTGACGGTGACACCAACGTGTCCACAAACGTCTCGGCCGGAACAGCGCCAACCTCCGTGGTGGTCAACCCCGTGACCAACCGCATCTACATCGGCAACGCCCTTAACCCCTACGTTGCCGTGATCAACGGTGCGACCAATGCCGTCAGTTTCGTCACCGTCACGGCCACCAACTCCCGAGTGCTGGGACTCAATACCACGACCAACGAGATCTACGCCGCCACTGGCACCAGCCCCAATAACAAGGTTACGGTGATCAATGGTACCAACAACACGACCAGCACTCTCACTTACGGCACTAATCCCTACCCGGCCGCGTTTGCAGTGAACCCGGTCACTAACAAGACTTACGTGTTGAACGGCATGACCAACGATATCACCGTGATCGATGCGGCCAATAACACCACGGCCACGGTCACTGTGGGTGACACCCCGCAAGCGGTGGCCGTGAATCCCGCGACGGACAAGGCCTACGTCGTGAACCTGTGGGGCAACAGCGTTTCGGTGATCACGGGTGCCACCAACGCGGTCAGCACTGTTCCCGTGGGACTCGGCCCCTACGCCGCCGCTGTGAATCCGGTAACCAACCGGATTTACGTCTCGAATTTCGATGACAATTCGGTCAGTATCATTAACGGCGCCACCAATGACGTGACGGCGGTCAACGTCGGTACCGGCCCGCTCGGCGTGGCCGTGAATCCGGCGACCAATCGGGTCTATGTTGGCTAA